From the Lacipirellulaceae bacterium genome, the window CCATCCTTGAGATCACAGGACGCCAAAAGTTCACTTACGTGACGGCAGTTACCAGAATTCACGGAGATCGCCGCGTATGGGAGAAACACGCACCTTTCCGTCAAGCGATGGGCAACAATCCCATTCAAGTGCTAACCTTCGCAGACATACTTGCAGAGCTGTGGCCAAAGCTGAACACAACAGTGGCGGCCTCCGATGTCGGTCGAACTCTCCAACTCATGAAGGCTTCAGGTTGGAAAGTCGATGAATAGGCCAGAACAAGCGAGAACTGGTTTCGAGTCAACTAGACTGAACTTGTAACAATCGCGTGATCTTCACGCTCAACAAGGCAGACAACCCCATCCCACAAACGCCTGCCTTGTAAGGAGCAATCATGTTCAACACAACGAACAACCGCGAACACAACCAGTGGTGGTAAGGCCATACCAACCTTAAAACCCGCCCGCACAGTCTCTCAACACATCAACGATTCACCATGAAAACCCTAGAAATGCTCGGCATCGTGCTACTGCGATTCCGGCCAATCCCACGAGCGTGGGCAGCCGTGCTGATCGCCATCAACGCGTGTGCGCTGTTGTTTATCAACACGTCCTACGGACAGGCCAACCTCGTTGCTCTCGGGGCAGCGATTTTGGTCATGTCGATCCTTCACGCTCGCCTAGGATTCGTTCGCTTATTGGGCATTGGGCACGTGTTTTGGATCCCGATGCTCCTTTGGTTCGCCGCGAATCTCCCCGACCGTGCCACCCAGCCTTGGCTCTACGCCTGGGTGGTCACACTGATGGCGTGCAACTGCGTGTCGTTGGTGATCGACACGATCGATGTGGTCCGCTACGCCCGTGGAGAACGCGAGCCGCACTATCGTTGGCAAGAGTCGGCCGACAATCAGACGCTTAGTGCGACGTAGGCCGCGTTAGCGCGAAATAAATCACATAGAACCAGGACAAAAGACCAGCAATGATCGCGAATAGAATCGAACGGTTCCGCTCCCAAGAACAAACCACGGCGATCACGGAACCCAAACCGAGCCCACCTCGCACAACGACATGGGCCTCAGCAAGTAGCAGTGGAACAGTCATTACGATCAAGCACCTGAAATCAAGAAACGGTCATACTCAGCTAGCTCATTCGCCCAACAAGCACCGATCTTCCCAAAAATCCGTGTCATCCGTGCTAATCCGTGGCCCAAAAACCATTCGTGCGATTCGTGAAAATCGTTGATAAGACTTTGCTAAGACAAGACCGTATCAATCCCACCACAGCGCAACTGCCTTGTCTCGTTTCAAAGCTCGGGCGAGTAACTCGACGCCGTAGCTTTCCTCAGATAGGTCAACGCCCTCCAACAATTCGAGCGCCTCCGGGGGAATCTCTTGTCCCATTTCCTCGACCATTTCGATCATTTCGTCGTAGCAGCCAAAACCTTGATCGACAGTGTCCGGGCAGAACTCATAGATCTCTTCGGCCAACGCTCTGGTATCGTCCGGCAGCGATTCGAATTTGACCGTCACCCGGTCGTGCGTGATGCCGGAAGTTTCGATCCCGTACTTCGCGTCCCAGGCTTCCAACCGCGCGATGATGTCAGCGTTGCTGACTTCGTAGTTGTCACCGTTGGTGGCTTTGGCTTTGAGTTCGTCAGTGTTGATCATCATTCACGCTCCCAGAATGAGAAGGACGGTACACTTATCTAACAGCCTAACGTCGCTGCCACAAGTTGTTCCACGGCAGGCTTGATCACTCGCGCCGCATCGTTCCGGCCGTGAACCTGCCGTAACACGAGCGTCCCTTCCACCAACGCCGTGAATTGGCCCGCGAAAGATTCCGGATCAGTCGCACCCGCCGCTTCCGCAAGGTCGCGAAACAGATCTCGATTCTTCCGCTTGTGTTCGGCCGCGACTTGGTGAACCGGGTCATGTGGGTTGGGGAACTCAGCAGCGGCGTTAATGAACTGACACCCACGGAAGTCGGGCGAATTAAACCAAAGATCAAGCACTTCGAAGAACCCCACAAGCTGATCTCGGGGATCGTCTCCCGCAAAGTCCTTGACAGCGCTAACCCAAGCCTGCATCTCCCACTCGTCGCGCTGGCGGATCGCGGCAACCAAAAGGTCGTCTTTGCTTTCGAAATGCTTATAGAAGGTTGTCTTTGCCACGCCCGCCGCGGAGAGAATCTGATCAACGCCAACCGCCTGAAAACCGTGGCTATAAAACAACTCGATCGCCGCGTTGACCAACCGCCCACGTCCCGTTTTGGGTGGTTCGGGCAGGCCGAACAACTCGGCGACTGGCTTGTGTTTGTCGTTGTAGACCATCGGAGGAAAACTCCTATC encodes:
- a CDS encoding DUF4253 domain-containing protein — its product is MINTDELKAKATNGDNYEVSNADIIARLEAWDAKYGIETSGITHDRVTVKFESLPDDTRALAEEIYEFCPDTVDQGFGCYDEMIEMVEEMGQEIPPEALELLEGVDLSEESYGVELLARALKRDKAVALWWD
- a CDS encoding TetR/AcrR family transcriptional regulator, encoding MVYNDKHKPVAELFGLPEPPKTGRGRLVNAAIELFYSHGFQAVGVDQILSAAGVAKTTFYKHFESKDDLLVAAIRQRDEWEMQAWVSAVKDFAGDDPRDQLVGFFEVLDLWFNSPDFRGCQFINAAAEFPNPHDPVHQVAAEHKRKNRDLFRDLAEAAGATDPESFAGQFTALVEGTLVLRQVHGRNDAARVIKPAVEQLVAATLGC